A DNA window from Hoplias malabaricus isolate fHopMal1 chromosome 5, fHopMal1.hap1, whole genome shotgun sequence contains the following coding sequences:
- the lhfpl5a gene encoding LHFPL tetraspan subfamily member 5 protein has product MAKLLPAQEAAKIYHTNYVRNARAIGVLWIIFTICFAIISMVVFIQPYWIGDSVDTPQSGYFGLFHYCIGNPITGELVCKGSALDFGSIPSGAFKTAMFFVGISFLLIVGTIGCFSLFFFCNAGSVYKICAWMQLASSTCMVIGCMIYPDGWDSEEVKRMCGQRTDKYTLGNCTVRWAYILAIISIMDSLTLAFLAFVLGNRQDKLLPEDFQVEEKKEEA; this is encoded by the exons ATGGCCAAACTTCTACCAGCTCAGGAGGCTGCCAAAATATACCACACCAATTACGTGCGAAACGCAAGGGCCATTGGCGTCCTCTGGATCATATTCACCATTTGCTTTGCCATCATCTCCATGGTTGTATTCATCCAGCCGTACTGGATCGGCGACAGCGTGGACACCCCGCAGTCGGGCTACTTTGGCCTCTTTCACTACTGCATCGGCAACCCAATCACCGGAGAACTGGTCTGCAAAGGGAGCGCCCTGGACTTCGGCTCCATTCCCAGTGGAGCCTTTAAGACCGCCATGTTCTTTGTAGGCATCTCCTTCCTTTTGATTGTAGGCACCATCGGCTGCTTCAGCTTGTTCTTCTTCTGCAACGCCGGAAGCGTCTACAAGATTTGTGCGTGGATGCAGCTTGCATCAT CGACCTGCATGGTCATAGGCTGTATGATCTACCCAGACGGCTGGGACTCTGAGGAGGTGAAGCGGATGTGCGGACAGCGGACGGATAAATACACATTGGGAAACTGTACGGTGCGCTGGGCCTACATCCTGGCCATCATCAGCATCATGGACTCGCTCACCCTGGCCTTCCTGGCATTCGTACTGGGCAACCGCCAAGACAAACTGCTGCCAGAAGACTTCCAGGTGGAGGAGAAGAAAG AAGAAGCTTGA